Part of the Caballeronia sp. SL2Y3 genome is shown below.
ACGTCGGGCGCGAGCGCGACATAGCCATCGGCGGCGTATTGGTCGGCGACGCTGCGGATATGCGCGTTCACGCCGAAGATCTCCTGCAGGATGATCACGGCGGGCCCCGTCCCCGTCTTGGGCAGCGCGAGGTAGCCCTGGAAGCTGCCGCCGTCGGCGGGAATGTCGATCCATCGGGAAGTCACGGTTACGGTCACGTCGATGCTCCTTGCTCGGTTGACTGATAAGAACAGGCGAGTGAGTTTGCCAGCTTTCCCTTTCAGCCGCCTGAGCGCGGTCAGCTGTTGGCGAGAAGCAGGCACGCGGATTGACCGGGCAGGCGATTTTTAGAGGCGCATGCCTAAAGCCAAGCGTTAAACGGCTTTTGAAACCGGCTAATGGCGACCAGCGCCGCGCGATTATCGGCAGACTGGCAGAGGGCGTAAAGGCCGGTCGGAAACCCGCATCGGTTGGGCCTCGCGGCGCAATCGCCACCACAAACGGGCAGCGTTCTCAACTGGCCGTTAATCGGTAGTCACACCAGTATCTTAAAAAACTTCCCTAAATTAATTTGACAACCCTACACTTCTCGCGCGGTGCGGATGGCGGCTGCCACAAACAGCCGGCCGGAAGGACTTGCCAAGTGCAATACGATGCATCCGGCGTGGTCGTCCACGGGACTGAGCGATCGTGATGAAAGACGGGGCACAGGGCGATTACGTTGTTTTTGGGACCGAAACTGGAGACTTACATGAACACCAAGCTTCACAAAGTGTTGCCGATCAGCGCCGCAGCCGTGCTGTTCGCTACGTTGGCAACGTCCGCAGCAGCCGACCAGGTCGTCAAGATCGGTCACGTCGCTCCGCTGACCGGCGGTATCGCTCACCTGGGCAAGGACAACGAAAACGGCGCGCGGCTCGCAGTCGAAGAGATCAACGCGAAGGGTCTCACCATCGGCGGCCAGAAGATCACCCTGCAACTGGACCCGCAAGACGACGCAGCCGACCCGCGGACCGCTACGCAAGTCGCGCAGAAGCTCGTCGACGACAAGGTCGTCGCAGTGGTCGGCCACCTGAACTCCGGTACGTCCATCCCGGCATCGAAGATTTATAGCGACGCGGGCATCGTCCAGATCTCGCCGTCCGCAACGAACCCGACCTACACGCAGCAAGGCTTCAAGACGACGTACCGCGTCGTCGCGACCGATGCGCAGCAAGGCCCGGCGCTCGCGAATTACGCGGCGAAGAACCTGAAGGTGAAGAGCGTCGCCGTGGTCGACGATTCGACCGCCTACGGTCAGGGTCTCGCGAACGAGTTCGAGAAGACCGCGAAGTCGCTGGGCCTGAAGGTCGTCTCGCACGACGCGACCAACGACAAGGCCGTGGACTTCCGCGCGATTCTGACGAAGATCAAGGGCGAGAACCCCGACGCCGTGATGTACGGCGGTATGGACGCGACCGGCGGCCCGTTCGCCAAGCAGGCGAAGCAGCTCGGCCTGCGCGCGAAGGTGCTCGCGGGCGACGGCGTCTGCACGGAAAAGCTGGCTGACCTGGCCGGCGACGCGACCGACAACGTCGTGTGCTCGGAAGCAGGCATGGCGCTGGAAAAGATGGAAGGCGGTCAGGCGTTCGCTGCGAAGTATCAGAAGCGTTTCGGCCAGCCGATCCAGATCTACGCGCCGTTCACGTATGACGCCGTGTACATCATCGTCGACGCGATGAAGCGCGCGAACTCGGCCGATCCGGCCAAGATCCTCGCCGCGATGCCGAACACGGACTACAAGGGCGTGATCGGCCAGACGAGCTTCGATTCGAAGGGCGACCTCAAGCACGGCGTGATCTCGCTGTACGACTACAAGGCAGGCAAGAAGACGCTGCTCGACGTCGTCAAGATGTAATCGCAGTCGGGCGTAAGCTCGGAACAACGCGCGGACTTCGAAGGTCCGCGCGTTTTTTTATATCTTCAGGCGTCTGAGGATGCGCGGACCGATCAGCGCGATCGCCGCGCAGCACGCCGCGACGACGCACAAGCCGATGGGCAGCGTGCTCACCTGCGCGACGCCGCCGATCAGCACCGGCCCGAGCAGCAGACCGAAGTACGCGAGCCCGGCGACCTGCGCGAGCCCTTCGGCCGCCGTGACGCCTTCGACGCGCGCCGCCGCCGCGAAGAGCACCGGCATCATGTTCGCGAGCCCGAGGCCCATCAGCGTGAAGCCCGTCATCGTGACCAACGCGTGCGGCACGACGAGCGCCATCACCATGCCGACGAACGCGAGGCCCGCGCTGCCGAACACGAGCTGCGGCGCGCCGAAGCGCGCGCGCACCGCATCGCCGCCGAAACGCCCGGCCGCCATGCCGCCGGAGAATGCGGCGTACGCGGCGCTCGATAACGACGGCGACGCCTCGACGACATCGCGCATATAGACGGTGGCCCAGTCGTACATGGCGCCTTCCGCGATCAGCGCGACGAGCGCGAGGCCGCCCAACGCCCACAGCGCCCCCGAGCGCCAGCGATTCGAGGACGACGCCTTCGCGTGCGCCTCGTGATGCGGCACGTGCGGCAGAACCGACGGCATCGAAGCCAGCAGCACAATAAGACTCGCGCCCGCCGCGAGCGCCAGGTGCGCCGCCGGCGCGAGCCCGTGCGCGAGGAGCGTGCCGCCGATTGCCGCGCCCGCCATCCCGCCGATGCTGAACATGCCGTGCAGCGACGACATGATCGGCCGCCCGAGCGCCTCTTCGACGGCGCTCGCTTCGGCGTTCATCGCGACATCGAGGGTGGCCATGCCCGCGCCGAACAGCGCGAGCACGATCAGCAGCAGCCAGAAAGACGGCACGACGAGGATGAGCGCGCCGCATACCGTCATCGCGATGCCGCCCGCCATGCAGGCCGCGCGCGTGCCGGCTCGTGCGATCCACGATCCGGTGGTGATCATCGTGAAGATGGAGCCGCCAGCGACCGCGAACAATGCGAGCGATAGCATGCCGGGACTGAGCGCGAACTTGTCGCGCACGGTCGGAACGTGGACGCCCCACGACGCGTACATCATGCCCGCGATGAAGAAGACGGCCATCGTGGCGTAGCGTGCGCGCTGGCGTGTGGCTTGAGGGAGACTGCGATGCACCGCGAGCGATGGATTGGACTCGCGGGCGGAAGAAGCGGAAGTCGAGTCGGACACGGTTGAGCCGTTGGAAAAGTGGCGCGTGGCGGCAATGACGCGGGACAACCGCCGATCATGCCGCCTTTCGCGAGAGCTTACGATTCTATCGAACGGCCAGGAGACACGCTGACCGCGCTGAATTACCATCTTCGGCAATTCATCTGCCGACCTCTTCATGAATATTCCGCCGCAAGCGCCGCTTCATTTGCTGCATCGTGTTTCCGAAGGAACGCTCGCGACTCATTCGCGCGATCCGGCGGGCTTTCCTTATCCGACTGCGTTGCCGTTCGCGCTGACCGCGCGGCACGCGCCGATGCTGCTCATCAGTCACCTCGCTGAACACACGCGTAATCTTCAAGCCGACCCGCGCGCCGGCTTTCTCGTCGCGCATGCCAGTAGCGGAAGCGTCCTGGAAGGCCAGCGTCTGACTCTGCTGGGCACATTCGAACCTGCGGCGAAATCGGATCACGAACAACTCGCGCGGCGATATCTGCGCTATCACCCGGATGCGGCGCGTTATCTCGCATTAGGCGATTTCGCTTTCTGGGTACTGTCGACAGCGCGCATGCGCTTTATCGGCGGCTTTGGCGCAATGGGCTGGCTCGACGGAAATGACATTGATCCGCTGGAACCGTTGAGCGACGACGAAGAAGCCGCGCTTTGCGCATTGTCCGAGACACATCCAAGCCGGCCAGCCGACATCCGATTATTGGGGATAGACCGGTATGGCTGCGATTTGCTTGATTCGGGCGCGCGCAATCGTTTCACATTCGATAAACCCAAGCTCGACGCAAAAGAATTGAAAGCCGCGCTCATCGACTGTTTCGAACGACATGCGTAGGACGCATCGGTAACTTGCATGCGCTTTACAGCGCCGCCACTGTTCCCGACTGTTCTTTAGGCAACAAACTGCACCAGAAGCTGCCATCCGATGAGAATTTGTTTGCCGAGTGGAACTCGTTCTTTTCGTCTCATGCGATTCTCACGTTCATCGGACACTGAATCGGAGATTTACGCCAGAGCGCCAGTGTTCGAAACGGCGAACGAGTCGGCAAATGTTACGAGTAATTAGCCAATACACTTAATCGCAATCCTTCTATGCCGCGATTTAGCTGAAATGTGTTAATCTGCGATTCAGTCCGAGGCTATACTGATAACCGAAGAGCGAGCACTCGACTCGCAAGCCAATACACTACTAGGGATTTGCCATGCCTTCATACAAGGAACTGCTCGCACAGCGCGAGTCTCTCGAGCGTCAGATCGAAGAAGCGAAGTCGCGCGAATACGCCGAAGTACTTAATGAGATCAAGCAGAAAATGGCCGATTACGGCATCACGCTTCAGGAACTGGCCGGCGGCCGGGGCGCGAAAGCCGCTAAGGCATCGCGCAGCCGCACCGGTGTCGCGCCGAAATACCGTGATCCCGAGAGCGGCAGCACGTGGTCCGGCCGTGGCAAGCCGCCAAAGTGGATTGCGGGTCAGGACCGCGATAGTTTCCTGATCGGAAAATAAGCCGCTTCAGTCGGACCATAAAAGGCCGCGCCCGATGGCGCGGCCTTTTTGTTGGCGCCGGCTATTCGCGCACTGCGTTCAGTTAATCGTTTGGCGAGAATGCGTCGCGTTATTAAGTTGTTGATTTAAAAGCGGAAGCGGTGCGTGCCTGATAAAATGCAGTCAATGGTCACCCCGAGCACTTTACATGACACTTTCGACGGCGCACGCAACGGAAAAGCACGATGTCGCAGTTCGAACAACCTGGACAAGTATCGCGCTCAACAGCGGACTCACTACCGCACAACTCGCGGTCGGTCTGATCGCGCATTCGCAGGCACTGATTGCCGACGGCGTTCATTCACTCGCCGATATCGTTTCGGATCTCGTGGTTCTGATTGCGAACAGAAAGGCGGCGGCGGTACCGGATGTGGATCACAACTATGGTCACAGCCGTTACGAAACGGTAGCTTCGCTATTCCTCGGCGGATTGCTGATTGCCGTCGGTATCGGCATGTTGTGGCGCGCGGGCGTGCGCATCATGAATCTTGGTGCAATTCCGCCGGTTCATGCGAGCGCATTGGTTGTTGCCATAATCGTTCTCGTGTCCAAAGAGGCGCTGTTTCGCTATATGCTGCGCGCGGCCGAACGCGTGCGGTCAGCAATGCTCGTCGCGAATGCGTGGCATGCGCGATCGGATGCGGCTTCTTCGCTTGTCGTCGCGCTCGGCATCGTCGGCAGTATCGCAGGGTTCCGTATTCTCGATCCCATTGCGGCGGCGCTCGTGGGTTTTCTGGTAGGCCGAATGGGATGGACGTTCGCGTGGGATGCGCTGCAAGACCTTTCGGACCGCGCGCTGGATGAATCCACCACGACCGATTTTCGCGGCATTTTGCTCGGCACACCCGGCGTACGCGATGTGCACGATTTGCGTACCCGCAAAATGGGCGATCTCGCCATTGTCGATGCGCACATTCTCGTGGACCCGCTGATTTCCGTTTCGGAGGGTCATTACATCGCCGAGTCCGCGCGGGCGCATATCCTGGCCGATTCCCGGGTAATCGACGCGCTCATCCACGTCGATCCGGAAAGCGATGCGGTGAATCCGCTGCCCGGCAATTTTCCGCTGCGTTCCACGGTGACGAAGGCGGTTACCGCTGCGTTTTCGGAACAGGGGTTAACCGTCGATACACTGAACCTGCACTATCTGAAGCGCGGCTTCGACGTGGAAATTGTTCTGCCGTACGCGGAACAAAGCGAGACGGGGCCCCGACTCGCGAATGTGAATCTGGACGCGCTCAGGCAACGACTCGGCGCGCGTCAGATTCGCGTGACGCAGGCTGTCAAAGTGGCCGCGACTCAACCGGCACAAAACGCATCGGAGTCAGGCGCGCGCTTCTAAAGCGGCAATTGCGTATCGAACTTGATTTCCCGCAGCACGACGCTCGTGCGCACTTGCGCGACGGCCGGAATCTTGAAGATGCGGTCGTGAAGAAACGCGTCGTACGCCTTGATATCGGGCGCGACGATCTTCAGGATGTAATCGGATTCTCCCGTCGTGCTATAGCACTCGGTCACTTCGGGACACGTCGCGATTTCGCGCTCGAATTGCTCGACGCCGCCTTCCGTATGGCGCGTCAAATGAATATGCGCGAGCGCGCAGACGTGCAGCCCGAGCTTTTCGCGGTCGAGCAGCGCCGTATAACGCTGAATGACGCCGGACTGCTCCATGTCCTTGATACGGCGCCAGCACGGCGTACTCGACAGCCCGACCTGATCGGAGATTTCCTGAACGGAGCGGCGAGCGTCCAGTTGCAGGAGACGCAGGATCTTTTGTGAAAATGTATCGAGAGTCAACTGCGCCTCCGTTCGGTCGCGATCTGACTCCAATGGTAGAGGCCCCAGAAAAGAAGCGCAATGCAACGTGGGCGCAGCGAGGGAGATTCCCTAACTCACTGGCTCTGCGGGCGGTGTTTTACCTTCCGGATCACTTTCCGTCGGTTCGTCAGCGCTCGCTGCCGCTTGCGATGACGCCAAAGCCGCCTGTGCGGCGCGCAGATCGGCGAGCATGTTGCAGAAGAGCGCGCCTTGCTCGATGGCGTCGTCGAGCGCCACATGCGTGTGCGGCAAGTCGTCGAACCAGTGCTTTGGCAAGCGCGGCTTGATCGCCTTCCGATACGGCAGGCCGGTGATGGCGAAAGCGAGCGTCTTCATGTCCAGCGCCGACCACGAAAACGGGCAGCGTTGAGCGAAGCGCATCATGTACCAGAACATGTGCGTGAAGTCGAAGCCCGCCGGATACGCGACGAACACGGGCTTGCCCGGCAGCGCTTCGACCCATTCGACGTAGTTCACGAGCGCCACTTCCGGCTTTTGCAGATCCGTCCGGCATGCGGCCCACGCTTCGGGCTGCGTTTTCCACCACGCGGCCTGCACCGGATGCGGGGCCGCGCCTTCCAGCGTTTCGAGATTCGCGGAGAAGGTGGCGATGAGTTGCTTGTCGGCCGTGTACGCCGCCGACGCGAAACTCAGCATCGAGTGCGGACCGGGAATCGGGCCGTCTGCTTCGACGTCCGTGCTGACGTAGATTTCGGGGATTGCGTTCATGCGGCGACTCCATCGCGCACGAACGGATTCGTGCGGCGTTCTTCGCCGAAAGTCGATGCCGGGCCGTGACCCGGAACGAACGTGACGTCGTCGCCGAGCGGCCAGAGCTTCTCGCGGATCGAGCGGATGAGCTCGGCGTGATTGCCGCGCGGAAAGTCCGTTCGGCCGATGGAGCCGGCGAACAGCACGTCCCCGACGAACGCAAGCCGATGCTCGCGGCTGAAGAACACGACATGCCCCGGCGTGTGGCCGGGACAGAAGAAGACTTCCATCGTCTCGTTGCCGAATTGAACGGTCTCGCCGTCTTCCAGCCATCGGTCGGGCGTGAAAGCTTGCGCGTTCGCGAAGCCGAACCGCTGTGACTGCGCCGGCAACTGGTCGATCCAGAACGCGTCTTCCTTCTGCGGCCCTTCGATCTGCACGCCGTAATGATCCGCGAGCGCCTTCGCGCCGCCGCAGTGATCCAGATGACCGTGCGTGAGCAGAACCTTCTCGACCGTCACGCCTTGCCGATCCACCTCCGCGATAATCCGCTCGATGTCGCCGCCCGGATCGACGACGGCCGCGCGGCGCGTCGCCTCGCAGACGACGATAGAGCAGTTCTGCTGGAACGGCGTAACGGGAACGAGAGTGACTTTCATCGGTCTGTCCGGGGGACGGCGCCTGTAAAAACGTTCATTGTACCGGCGGCTCGGAAGCCGCGACGGTCGCGCGAACAGGGCTGTCGCAATCGGAAATTCTTGCGCTCATAGGCAGAATCAATGACGATTTCCACAGTCGGCGAAGCCAAACCCCGCTTTTTTTGTATAATGGGCTCACTAGTGCATGGCTTCGGCCATGCCGTCAATGGGCGACTGCCGAAACGCCTGTGCGTTTTTACAATCGCCATCAGTAAGCTGTTAGGGGCCAAAAGCCTCGCAACTGCAACTCAACGCACCTTCTTGTAGGTGCACACGTCTTGTCCAGCCGGGCGCTGCGCGTCCGTCCGACGGCCTTTGCCGCTGTCACGCTGGATGGGGCCTACGCCGCCGTTCCTGCGCCGTCTCGTGGTCGAGGCGGGCACGAGCGTGATGCCACGTTCGATGGCGGCATGTGGGGTCTGGTCAGGCTGCCGGGGACAGGTTGCGCCAGACGTGAACGATAACCGGGCGTTTGCGGCACGAGTACGCCGCATCCGAGCATCAGTCTGCCGTTCGCCTACGCGAGCGGCGCGCTGCTTTGCGCGGAGAAGCCTTTGGCTGCCTGACGCGCGCTCACCAGCGCGGCGCGGCGGCCCTTTTACCGTTGGTAACCGCCTATGAATGCTCGATTCATTCGACATATCGCAAGCCTGTTCGCTGTCGGCGTCCTGGCAGGTTGCGCCGCGCCCGGTTCGGGCGACGTCGCGTCATATCATCAGACCACGCCTACTATCAGCATGGCAAGTGCCCGCTCGAATGCGCCGCTCGCATTCGACACGAACCTGAGCACGGTTCCCGCCGACACCGCGAACAAGAGCCAGTCGCTCTCCGACGCACAGCCGATCACCGACGGTCCGGACGTCGGCACGTTCGAACAGCAGGGCAAGGCTTCGTGGTACGGCCGCTGGTTTCATGGCCGCAAGACGGCAAGCGGCGAGAAGTTCGACATGAACGCCATGACCGCCGCCCACCGCACGCTGCCGCTCGCGTCATGGGTGCGCGTGACGAACGAGTCGAATCACAAGACCGTCGTGGTGAAGATCAACGATCGCGGTCCTTACGTGCGTGGCCGGGTGATCGACCTGTCGTATGCCGCCGCCGCCGCGCTCGGCATGCGCGGCGCGGGGACGCAGAAAGTGAAGATCGAAGGCCTCACGCAGCAAGAGGTTCGAGCGGCGCGCGAACAGTCGCAGTCGCTCGCGGACGACAGCGTGAACTGAGCTTTTCGCGCTGCTCCGACAACGGACGGGCCGTCTTTCGACGGCCCGTTTTCATTCCTGCGCCGGCTTGTTGAGCCGCAGCGCGCGCTCGTACAGCGCGTTGCGCGGCGCGCCCGTCAGCGTCGCCGCGATTCGCGCCGCGCTTTTCACCGACAACTCCTCCAGCAGCGTCAGAAGCAGCGCATCGTGCGCGTCCTCGGCATCCTCCGCTTCGGGCGCGCCTTCCACAACGAGCACGAACTCGCCGCGCTGACGATTGGCATCGCCTTCGAGCCACGTTGGCCCTTCGGCCAGGGTGCAGCGATGCAGGCTCTCGTGTAACTTCGTCAACTCGCGTGCGATCAGAAGCTGCCGCTCGCCACCCAACGCATCGGCGAGCGCACGCGTCGTTTCGACAATGCGATGCGGCGCTTCGTAGAAGACGAGCGCCGTCGGATGCTGCGCGAGCGTGCGCAATTGCGAGGCGCGCTGCTTCGCCTTCGCCGGCAGGAAGCCGACGAACGTGAAGCCGTTGACCCATGCGCCCGCCGCGCTCAATGCGGTGACGACCGCGCTCGGCCCCGGAAGCGGAACCACGGGCAGGCCGGCCTCGCGCACGGCATCGACGAGACGCGCGCCGGGGTCCGAAATGCCGGGCGTGCCTGCATCCGATACACACGCGATGCGCTCGCCGCTACGCAGATGCTCGATCACGCGCTCGGCCGCGCTGCGCTCGTTGTGTTCGTGAACGGCGATGGACGGCTTCGAGATGCCGTAACGCGCGAGCAGTTGCGCAGTGTTGCGCGTGTCCTCGGCGGCGATGCGATCGACGAGCGAAAGCACATGCAGCGCGCGCACGGTGATATCCGCGGCATTGCCGATGGGCGTGGCGACGACGTACAGCGCGCCCGCCGGATACTGCTGCCCGGCGGCCAGTTCAGTGATGTGCAACATGTGCGCGGGCGGGCGTAGAGCGAAGAGGAGAGGACGTCATTTTGCCACGCGCGCTTCGGCCTGCCCGCCGACAACTTTCACGAGGCACGAATGTCCAAAACGCTCGGCGATGCTTTCGAGGCACGCGCGCTCCACTATCTCGAGCGGCAGCGCATGCGCCTTGTCGCGCGAAACGTGCGCTGTCGCGGCGGCGAGATCGATCTCGTGATGGTCGATGAAGGCGGCGCGCTGGTGTTCGTCGAAGTGCGGGCGCGCAAGAGCCGCCGGTTCGCGGATGCAGCGACGAGCATCGGCGCGACGAAGCGCGCGCGTCTCGTGCGCGCCGCGCAGCACTATTTGACGACGTGGCGCGGCGCGCTTCCGGCATGCCGCTTCGACGTGATCGCGTTCGACGCGGGCGAGATTCGCTGGCTGCCGGATGCGTTTCGCGCGGACGAGTCGTAGCGCGCGGTTCGGCGCAGGGTGCATGCGGTAAACTGCGCAGACTCAACGCCGGACGCTCGCCGCGATTTGCGCGCGCCTCGCTCCAACGCCACACGCAACGAACGCCGCATCGCGGCCGAACACCGAGAGTCGATGTCAGTCGAACGCATTCAACAGCAATTCCGCGACAGCGCCGCGCTCAAGCTCGAAGCACTCGATACGCTCGCGGTGCCCATCGCGGCCGCCGTCGATACGCTGTTCAGCGCGCTCGCCAACGGCTCGAAGATTCTCGTGTGCGGCAACGGCGCCTCGGCAGCGGACGCGCAACGTTTCGCAGCCGCGCTCATTGGCCGCTTCGAACGCGAGCGCCCCGGCTTGCCGGCTATCGCGCTGACCACGGATTCCTCGATTCTCACGGCCATCGGCAACGACTTCGCGTTCGAGCAGATCTTCTCGAATCAGGTCCGCGCGCTCGGACAAGCGGGCGACGTCTTGCTGGCGATCAGTGCATCCGGCAACTGCGTGAACGTGCTTGCCGCCGTGCAGGAAGCGCACGAACGCGAGATGGTCGCGATTGCGCTGACCGGCGACGGCGGCGGCGCGATGACCGACGTGCTCGCCGATACCGACATCCACATCTGCGTGCCGTCCGAACGGACCGCGCGCATCCACGAAATTCATCTGTTGACCATTCATTGCCTGTGCGACGGCATCGACGCGATGCTGCTGGGCGAAGACTGAATCCAAAAGGGGGAACGGAGTTGATGAAGAAGACACGCGTCAAGGCGGCGCTGACTCAAGCCACGCTGACGGTCAGCCTGTTGTCCGGCGTCGCGCTGACGCTGCAGGGCTGCGCGCTCGCGGTGGTGGGCGCGGCGGCGGGCGGCACGCTGATCGCCACGGATCGCCGCACGCTCGGCGCGCAAACGGAAGACCGCGAGATCCAGGTCAAGGCGCTTTCGCGGATCAAGGAGAACGTGTCCGATCAGGCGCACATCAACGTGACGGTGTTCAACCGGCGCGTGCTGCTGACGGGCGAAGTACCCGACGACGCGTCCAAGCAAAAGGCCGAAGCTGTCGTGCGCGATATCAACAACGTGGGCGGCATCGTGAACGAACTGTCGGTGCAGCCGGCGAGTTCGATATCGTCGCGCGCCAACGATTCGTACCTCGAAGGCCGCGTGAAGACCGCGATGGTCGGCGAGAAGGATCTGTCGGCCAACTACTACAAGGTGGTGTGCGAGCGAAGCATCATTTATCTGATGGGCCTCGTCACGCAGGATGAAGGCGCGCACGGTGCGGATGTCGCGGCGCGCGTGTCGGGCGTGGAGCAGGTCGTGAAGGTGTATCAGTACATCAAGCCGGAGGAGGCGAAGGCGCTGGCAGCGGCGGCGGCGTCGGGCGCGAGTGCATCGACGACGGCGACGCCTGCGCCCGCG
Proteins encoded:
- a CDS encoding MFS transporter, with translation MSDSTSASSARESNPSLAVHRSLPQATRQRARYATMAVFFIAGMMYASWGVHVPTVRDKFALSPGMLSLALFAVAGGSIFTMITTGSWIARAGTRAACMAGGIAMTVCGALILVVPSFWLLLIVLALFGAGMATLDVAMNAEASAVEEALGRPIMSSLHGMFSIGGMAGAAIGGTLLAHGLAPAAHLALAAGASLIVLLASMPSVLPHVPHHEAHAKASSSNRWRSGALWALGGLALVALIAEGAMYDWATVYMRDVVEASPSLSSAAYAAFSGGMAAGRFGGDAVRARFGAPQLVFGSAGLAFVGMVMALVVPHALVTMTGFTLMGLGLANMMPVLFAAAARVEGVTAAEGLAQVAGLAYFGLLLGPVLIGGVAQVSTLPIGLCVVAACCAAIALIGPRILRRLKI
- a CDS encoding Lrp/AsnC family transcriptional regulator; protein product: MTLDTFSQKILRLLQLDARRSVQEISDQVGLSSTPCWRRIKDMEQSGVIQRYTALLDREKLGLHVCALAHIHLTRHTEGGVEQFEREIATCPEVTECYSTTGESDYILKIVAPDIKAYDAFLHDRIFKIPAVAQVRTSVVLREIKFDTQLPL
- a CDS encoding cation diffusion facilitator family transporter, with translation MTLSTAHATEKHDVAVRTTWTSIALNSGLTTAQLAVGLIAHSQALIADGVHSLADIVSDLVVLIANRKAAAVPDVDHNYGHSRYETVASLFLGGLLIAVGIGMLWRAGVRIMNLGAIPPVHASALVVAIIVLVSKEALFRYMLRAAERVRSAMLVANAWHARSDAASSLVVALGIVGSIAGFRILDPIAAALVGFLVGRMGWTFAWDALQDLSDRALDESTTTDFRGILLGTPGVRDVHDLRTRKMGDLAIVDAHILVDPLISVSEGHYIAESARAHILADSRVIDALIHVDPESDAVNPLPGNFPLRSTVTKAVTAAFSEQGLTVDTLNLHYLKRGFDVEIVLPYAEQSETGPRLANVNLDALRQRLGARQIRVTQAVKVAATQPAQNASESGARF
- a CDS encoding phosphoheptose isomerase, translating into MSVERIQQQFRDSAALKLEALDTLAVPIAAAVDTLFSALANGSKILVCGNGASAADAQRFAAALIGRFERERPGLPAIALTTDSSILTAIGNDFAFEQIFSNQVRALGQAGDVLLAISASGNCVNVLAAVQEAHEREMVAIALTGDGGGAMTDVLADTDIHICVPSERTARIHEIHLLTIHCLCDGIDAMLLGED
- a CDS encoding HugZ family protein, producing the protein MNIPPQAPLHLLHRVSEGTLATHSRDPAGFPYPTALPFALTARHAPMLLISHLAEHTRNLQADPRAGFLVAHASSGSVLEGQRLTLLGTFEPAAKSDHEQLARRYLRYHPDAARYLALGDFAFWVLSTARMRFIGGFGAMGWLDGNDIDPLEPLSDDEEAALCALSETHPSRPADIRLLGIDRYGCDLLDSGARNRFTFDKPKLDAKELKAALIDCFERHA
- a CDS encoding exonuclease — its product is MNAIPEIYVSTDVEADGPIPGPHSMLSFASAAYTADKQLIATFSANLETLEGAAPHPVQAAWWKTQPEAWAACRTDLQKPEVALVNYVEWVEALPGKPVFVAYPAGFDFTHMFWYMMRFAQRCPFSWSALDMKTLAFAITGLPYRKAIKPRLPKHWFDDLPHTHVALDDAIEQGALFCNMLADLRAAQAALASSQAAASADEPTESDPEGKTPPAEPVS
- a CDS encoding MBL fold metallo-hydrolase, whose amino-acid sequence is MKVTLVPVTPFQQNCSIVVCEATRRAAVVDPGGDIERIIAEVDRQGVTVEKVLLTHGHLDHCGGAKALADHYGVQIEGPQKEDAFWIDQLPAQSQRFGFANAQAFTPDRWLEDGETVQFGNETMEVFFCPGHTPGHVVFFSREHRLAFVGDVLFAGSIGRTDFPRGNHAELIRSIREKLWPLGDDVTFVPGHGPASTFGEERRTNPFVRDGVAA
- a CDS encoding branched-chain amino acid ABC transporter substrate-binding protein is translated as MNTKLHKVLPISAAAVLFATLATSAAADQVVKIGHVAPLTGGIAHLGKDNENGARLAVEEINAKGLTIGGQKITLQLDPQDDAADPRTATQVAQKLVDDKVVAVVGHLNSGTSIPASKIYSDAGIVQISPSATNPTYTQQGFKTTYRVVATDAQQGPALANYAAKNLKVKSVAVVDDSTAYGQGLANEFEKTAKSLGLKVVSHDATNDKAVDFRAILTKIKGENPDAVMYGGMDATGGPFAKQAKQLGLRAKVLAGDGVCTEKLADLAGDATDNVVCSEAGMALEKMEGGQAFAAKYQKRFGQPIQIYAPFTYDAVYIIVDAMKRANSADPAKILAAMPNTDYKGVIGQTSFDSKGDLKHGVISLYDYKAGKKTLLDVVKM
- a CDS encoding septal ring lytic transglycosylase RlpA family protein; translation: MNARFIRHIASLFAVGVLAGCAAPGSGDVASYHQTTPTISMASARSNAPLAFDTNLSTVPADTANKSQSLSDAQPITDGPDVGTFEQQGKASWYGRWFHGRKTASGEKFDMNAMTAAHRTLPLASWVRVTNESNHKTVVVKINDRGPYVRGRVIDLSYAAAAALGMRGAGTQKVKIEGLTQQEVRAAREQSQSLADDSVN
- a CDS encoding YraN family protein, which gives rise to MSKTLGDAFEARALHYLERQRMRLVARNVRCRGGEIDLVMVDEGGALVFVEVRARKSRRFADAATSIGATKRARLVRAAQHYLTTWRGALPACRFDVIAFDAGEIRWLPDAFRADES
- a CDS encoding H-NS family nucleoid-associated regulatory protein is translated as MPSYKELLAQRESLERQIEEAKSREYAEVLNEIKQKMADYGITLQELAGGRGAKAAKASRSRTGVAPKYRDPESGSTWSGRGKPPKWIAGQDRDSFLIGK
- the rsmI gene encoding 16S rRNA (cytidine(1402)-2'-O)-methyltransferase; the encoded protein is MLHITELAAGQQYPAGALYVVATPIGNAADITVRALHVLSLVDRIAAEDTRNTAQLLARYGISKPSIAVHEHNERSAAERVIEHLRSGERIACVSDAGTPGISDPGARLVDAVREAGLPVVPLPGPSAVVTALSAAGAWVNGFTFVGFLPAKAKQRASQLRTLAQHPTALVFYEAPHRIVETTRALADALGGERQLLIARELTKLHESLHRCTLAEGPTWLEGDANRQRGEFVLVVEGAPEAEDAEDAHDALLLTLLEELSVKSAARIAATLTGAPRNALYERALRLNKPAQE
- a CDS encoding BON domain-containing protein; translation: MKKTRVKAALTQATLTVSLLSGVALTLQGCALAVVGAAAGGTLIATDRRTLGAQTEDREIQVKALSRIKENVSDQAHINVTVFNRRVLLTGEVPDDASKQKAEAVVRDINNVGGIVNELSVQPASSISSRANDSYLEGRVKTAMVGEKDLSANYYKVVCERSIIYLMGLVTQDEGAHGADVAARVSGVEQVVKVYQYIKPEEAKALAAAAASGASASTTATPAPAEATVGTVPDSSVSSRPLDQQTPAPVKNSDVRPGSSSSAK